The following proteins are co-located in the Phragmites australis chromosome 10, lpPhrAust1.1, whole genome shotgun sequence genome:
- the LOC133883260 gene encoding fructose-bisphosphate aldolase 5, cytosolic, with amino-acid sequence MSAFVGKYADELIKTAKYIATPGKGILAADESTGTIGKRLSSINVENVESNRQALRELLFTAPGAFQYLSGVILFEETLYQKTSDGKPFVDVLNAGGVVPGIKVDKGTVEIAGTNGETTTQGLDSLGARCAKYYEAGARFAKWRAVLKIGPAGEPSELAVKQNAEGLARYALLCQENGLVPIVEPEILTDGHHDIKTCAAVTERVLAAVYKSLNDHKVLLEGTLLKPNMVTPGSDSPKVGAEVIAEYTVAALRRTVPPAVPGVVFLSGGQSEEEATQNLNAMNKLEVLKPWTLSFSFGRALQQSTLKKWAGKKENVAAAQATFLVRCKANSEATLGKYAGAGAGDAAASESLYVKGYKY; translated from the exons ATGTCGGCCTTTGTGGGAAAATACGCAG ATGAGCTGATCAAGACCGCCAAGTACATCGCGACGCCGGGCAAGGGCATCCTCGCCGCCGACGAGTCCACGGGCACCATCGGCAAGCGCCTGTCCAGCATCAACGTGGAGAACGTGGAGTCCAACCGCCAGGCGCTCCGTGAGCTCCTCTTCACGGCGCCCGGCGCGTTCCAGTACCTCTCCGGCGTCATCCTCTTCGAGGAGACCCTCTACCAGAAGACCTCCGACGGAAAGCCGTTCGTGGACGTGCTCAATGCCGGCGGCGTCGTTCCCGGCATCAAAGTGGACAAGGGCACCGTGGAGATCGCCGGCACCAACGGCGAGACCACCACCCAGGGGCTGGACTCTCTTGGCGCGCGCTGCGCCAAGTACTACGAGGCCGGCGCGCGCTTCGCCAAGTGGCGCGCCGTGCTCAAGATCGGCCCGGCCGGCGAGCCGTCCGAGCTTGCCGTCAAGCAGAACGCCGAGGGGCTAGCCCGGTACGCGCTGCTCTGCCAGGAGAACGGGCTCGTCCCCATCGTCGAGCCCGAGATCCTCACCGACGGTCACCACGACATCAAGACCTGCGCCGCCGTCACCGAGCGCGTCCTGGCCGCCGTCTACAAGTCGCTCAACGACCACAAGGTCCTCCTCGAGGGCACGCTTCTCAAGCCCAATATGGTCACCCCCGGCTCCGACAGCCCCAAG GTCGGCGCGGAGGTGATAGCGGAGTACACGGTGGCTGCGCTGCGGCGCACGGTGCCGCCGGCGGTGCCAGGGGTGGTGTTCCTCTCGGGCGGGCAaagcgaggaggaggcgacgcaGAACCTGAACGCCATGAACAAGCTGGAGGTGCTCAAGCCCTGGACGCTGTCCTTCTCCTTCGGCCGCGCGCTGCAGCAGAGCACCCTCAAGAAGTGGGCCGGCAAGAAGGAGAACGTCGCCGCCGCGCAGGCCACCTTCCTCGTCCGGTGCAAGGCCAACTCCGAGGCCACCCTCGGGAAGTACGCCGGCGCCGGGGCCGGggacgccgccgcctccgagAGCTTGTACGTCAAGGGGTACAAGTACTAA